A stretch of Falco rusticolus isolate bFalRus1 chromosome 2, bFalRus1.pri, whole genome shotgun sequence DNA encodes these proteins:
- the LIG4 gene encoding DNA ligase 4 — translation MASAPASQPSPKKTVASRVPFADLCSTLERIQQCKSRPEKTKYFKDFLDSWRKFHDALHQNEKDVTDSFYPAMRLILPHLERERMAYGIKETMLAKLYIELLNLPKDGKDAAKLLNYRAPAGSRVDAGDFAMIAYFVLKPRSPKQGRLTIEQVNEHLDTIANNNAAKNKGLLKKSLLQLITQSTALEQKWLIRMIIKDLKLGVSQQTIFSIFHPDAAELHNVTTDLEKVCRQLHDPSVSLSDVSITLFSAFKPMLAAIADVQQIEKQMNNQLFYIETKLDGERMQMHKDGDVYKYFSRNGFDYTQQFGASPLDGSLTPFIHKIFKSNIQNCILDGEMMAYNPETQTFMQKGNRFDIKRMMEDSDLQTCFCVFDVLMVNDEKLGHEVLSKRYEILSSVFTPVTGRIHVVHKKSARTRKEVIDALNEAIDNREEGIMVKDPMSTYKPDKRGEGWLKIKPEYVNGLMDELDLLIVGGYWGTGARGGMMSHFLCAIAETPPPNEKPSIFHSICRVGSGYTMKELHDLGLKLAKHWKPYHRRDPPCNILCGTEKPEMYIEPCNSVIVQIKAAEIVTSDMYKTECTLRFPRIEKIREDKEWYECMTSDMLEDLRRKAEGKLASKHLHIDDYSKPQEKKRKTVSKVRKIIGIAEQFKAPDLSSVNKVSSVFEDIEFCVMTGTGKYSKSELESRIAECGGSVVQNPGLDTYCVIVGTENVRVKNIIASNKYDVVRAEWILQCLQHKMLVPWQPAFMIHMSPDTKEDFAREYDCYGDSYTADTDVAQLKEVFSRMKDNKMMLLEKIAELEERYSWNSCQLSIFRGNTIYVDFYAVVNEPRTKIHGTTLSIRALELRFYGAKVVPHLEEGVSHIVIGEDHSRVEEMKALRRTFGKKFKIVSELWVIQSVEEGVPKNENQYLI, via the coding sequence ATGGCTTCCGCACCTGCTTCGCAGCCCTCTCCTAAAAAAACGGTGGCTTCTCGAGTGCCTTTTGCGGATTTGTGTTCTACTCTAGAGCGAATACAGCAGTGTAAATCTCGCCcggagaaaacaaaatatttcaaggatTTCCTGGATTCCTGGAGAAAATTCCATGATGCTCTTCACCAAAATGAGAAAGATGTCACAGATTCTTTTTACCCAGCAATGCGACTTATTCTTCCACacttggaaagagaaaggatgGCATACGGGATTAAAGAAACTATGCTTGCGAAGCTGTATATTGAACTGCTTAATTTACCAAAAGACGGAAAAGATGctgcaaagcttttaaattacaGAGCACCTGCTGGCTCACGTGTAGATGCTGGAGATTTTGCAATGATTGCGTACTTCGTATTAAAACCTAGGAGCCCAAAACAAGGCAGACTGACAATAGAACAAGTCAATGAACACTTAGACACAATAGCTAACAATAATGCTGCTAAAAACAAGGGTCTGTTAAAGAAAAGTCTTCTTCAGTTAATTACCCAGAGCACAGCACTGGAACAAAAATGGCTCATCCGGATGATTATAAAGGATCTAAAGCTTGGTGTTAGTCAGCAAactatattttccatttttcatccTGATGCTGCTGAATTACACAATGTCACAACTGATTTGGAAAAAGTTTGCAGACAACTGCATGATCCCTCTGTCTCACTTAGTGATGTTTCTATCACgttgttttctgcctttaaacCAATGCTTGCTGCGATTGCTGATGTCCAGCAAATTGAGAAACAAATGAATAACCAGCTGTTCTACATAGAAACTAAGCTGGATGGTGAACGTATGCAGATGCACAAAGATGGAgatgtgtataaatatttttcccgAAATGGGTTTGACTATACTCAGCAGTTTGGCGCCTCCCCCCTTGATGGTTCATTAACGCCGTTTATTCATAAGATATTTAAGAGCAATATACAGAATTGCATTCTCGATGGTGAAATGATGGCTTACAATCCTGAGACACAAACCTTTATGCAAAAAGGGAACAGGTTTGACATAAAAAGAATGATGGAGGACTCTGATCTGCAGACCTGCTTCTGTGTGTTTGATGTATTGATGGTTAATGATGAGAAGTTGGGGCATGAAGTACTAAGCAAAAGATATGAAATCTTAAGTAGCGTATTTACCCCAGTAACGGGCAGGATACATGTTGTACATAAAAAAAGTGccagaacaagaaaagaagtaaTTGATGCTTTAAATGAAGCAATAGATAACAGAGAGGAAGGGATTATGGTGAAAGATCCCATGTCCACCTACAAGCCTGACAAACGTGGGGAAGGCTGGTTAAAAATCAAGCCGGAATATGTCAATGGGTTGATGGATGAACTAGACCTTTTAATTGTTGGTGGTTACTGGGGGACGGGCGCACGTGGTGGAATGATGTCTCATTTTCTGTGCGCTATTGCAGAAACACCCCCTCCAAATGAAAAACCTTCCATTTTCCACTCTATTTGTCGTGTTGGCTCTGGCTATACTATGAAGGAATTGCATGATCTGGGTTTGAAACTGGCTAAACACTGGAAGCCCTACCATAGGAGGGATCCTCCCTGTAACATTTTGTGTGGAactgaaaaacctgaaatgtaCATTGAACCTTGCAACTCTGTCATAGTTCAGATCAAGGCAGCCGAGATTGTTACCAGTGATATGTACAAAACTGAGTGCACTTTGAGATTCCCCCGGATTGAGAAGATAAGAGAGGACAAAGAATGGTACGAGTGCATGACTTCAGACATGTTAGAAGACCTCAGACgcaaagcagaagggaagcTGGCATCTAAGCACCTTCATATAGATGATTATAGTAAgccacaagagaaaaaaaggaaaactgtatcAAAGGTGAGGAAGATAATTGGAATAGCCGAGCAATTTAAAGCTCCTGATCTTTCTAGTGTAAACAAGGTTTCAAGTGTATTTGAAGATATTGAGTTTTGTGTTATGACAGGAACGGGAAAATACTCAAAGTCTGAACTGGAAAGCAGAATAGCCGAATGTGGTGGCAGTGTGGTACAGAACCCAGGGCTGGATACTTACTGTGTCATTGTAGGAACTGAGAATGTCAGAGTGAAAAATATCATTGCTTCCAACAAATACGATGTGGTGAGGGCAGAGTGGATCCTTCAGTGTTTACAACACAAAATGCTGGTGCCTTGGCAGCCAGCCTTTATGATTCACATGTCTCCTGACACAAAAGAAGATTTTGCTCGCGAGTATGATTGTTACGGAGACAGCTACACAGCAGACACAGATGTTGCACAACTGAAGGAAGTGTTCTCAAGAATGAAAGACAATAAGATGATGCTTTTGGAGAAGATTGCAGAGTTAGAAGAACGTTATTCATGGAACAGCTGTCAGCTCAGTATATTCAGAGGAAACACTATTTATGTGGACTTTTATGCTGTTGTTAATGAGCCCAGAACAAAAATCCATGGAACAACACTATCAATTAGAGCTTTGGAGCTCCGTTTTTATGGTGCAAAAGTAGTTCCTCACCTTGAAGAGGGTGTCTCGCATATTGTTATAGGAGAAGATCATTCCCGGGTAGAAGAGATGAAAGCACTCAGGAgaacatttgggaaaaaatttaaaattgtatcTGAGCTGTGGGTAATACAGTCAGTGGAGGAGGGAGTTCCAAAGAATGAAAACCAGTACTTGATTTAA